The DNA window AAAGATGGAGAAAATGATAAGGAGAATAAAAACGATCACCAGAGACCAGAGATAGACAGGAGAAATAATAATTCCTCCAATATTTATGGGAGTCTCAGGGAAAATTTGCGGAAAAACCCTGGTATCTGTCCCCCAAATGATATGGGCGATACCGGCTAATAGACTGGATAAACCGATGGTGGCCATGATCATTGATATTACCGGTTCACCAATAAAGGGGCGCAGAACCACTTTTTCCACTAAAAGCCCTAAACCTGCACTGAAAATCAAGGTGATAAGGAAGGCAATAAAAAAGGGGATTTTATAGGCGGCCACTAAGGTTAAGGCTATATAGGTTCCTATTAACAGAAATTCTCCTTGGGCAAAATTAATGGCATCACTGGATTTGTAAATTAATACAAATCCCAAAGCAACCAATGCATAGACGCTTCCTACCACAAATCCGCTTACCGTTAACTGGAGAAAAAAGTCCACTTATGCCACCTCCCCATCCAAATCCATCACTTTTAGATTTGTACGAATAATCGTTTCTTTTCCGTCCCTGTATCTTACCTTTCCTTCCACATGGATCTCATCAGACGCGCTGTACAGCCCTTCTATTACCGGTTTATACTTCTCGGCTACAAATGCCCTTCTCACCTTTCTTGTTCTTGTTAACTCCTCATCATCAGCATCCAATTCTTTATACAATAAAACGAATTTCTTAATCCTTGCTTTTTCGGGCAATTCAAGGTTTATCCGCACAATCTCTTTTTGTATCAAATCCAACACTTCCGGTTTTTGAGAGAGATCTGTATAGGTTGTATAGGCAATCTGATTCACTTCTGCCCATCTTCCAACATTGGCCATATCAATGTTGATCATGGCAACCACATAAGGCCTATCCTGCCCAATGGCGACCGCCTCTTTTATATAGGGGCTAAATTTTAATTTGTTCTCAATAAACTGGGGAGAAAACAGTTCACCGCTGTGAAGCCGAATCACATCCTTTAGACGGTCTATCACCATGAGATGACCATCATCATCGATAAAACCAGCATCTCCGGTTCTAAGCCATCCGTTATCGATCGTCTCTTCTGTTGCTGTTTCATTTTTGTAATATCCGACAAAGACGCTGGGGCTTTTGATTAAAATTTCCCCCTTTTCTGAAATTTTTATCTCCGTTCCCGGTATAGGGACCCCCACACTGTCAAACTTAATATCTCCATCCCGATGGACAACGGCAATTCCTGCCACCTCTGTTTGTCCATAGATTTGTTTCAAGTTCACTCCAAGGCTATGAAAAAATTTGCTGATATCGGGTCCAAGGGCAGCTCCTCCTGTATAGGCCCACTTAATCCTCAACAGTCCAAGATGGTCCTTGATTGCTGAAAATATTAAATAATCTCCAAGCCGATACATCCATTTTTCCCATAGGGATAACTTCTTTTTTTCCAGAACGGCATCTGCCCTTTTCATTCCGTAGGGCATAAACAGCTCATACAATTTCCTTTTGATCCAACTGGAATCCTGAATTCGTACCTGGATTTTTGAAACCATATCTTCCCAAATGCGGGGAGGAGAAAAAATCATATGGGGACCAATCTCCCTCAAGTTTTCTTGCACAGTGGTCGGTTCTTCGGGGAAATTTACGGTAAAACCAACAACTAATGAAGCAGAGATGGCCATCATTTGTTCTCCAATCCATGCCAATGGAAGAAAGGATAAAAATTCATCATCTGTCTCCACAGAGTCCATTGACATGAGGCTTTCCCCCATGTTCACCAAGTTCTGATGGGTTAGCATAGCACCCTTTGGAAATCCGGTTGTTCCTGATGTATAACAAAGGATGGCCACATCTGATGACTTCCCCAATTCAACCTGCTCTATGTAATAATCGGGATGCTCCAGAGAAAACGTCTCACCCAGGTCCTTCACTTCTAAAAAACTCATTAACCGGGGATGATGATAATGCCGAAGTCCTTTCGGATCATAGTAAATAATTTTTTGAATGTGTGGTATTTCTTCTTCAACTTCCAGAAGTTTATCAACCTGCTCCTGATCCTCCACGACAACAAATTTTGCATCGGAATGATTTAAAACATAAGCAATCTCTTTTGGCAGCGAATCCTGATAAATTCCAACGGAAACACCACCCAAAGATTGGGCAGACAACTCTGAAATCACCCATTCCGGACGATTATCCCCCACAATGGCCAATTTATCTCCTCTTGCAAACCCCATACAGGCCAATCCCATAGAAAACGCTTTCACTTCTTCCAAATATGATTGCCAAGTCCATTCCTGCCAAATTCCATAATCCTTCTCTCTAAGAGCGACCTTGTGTCCGATTGTTTTTGCTTTTTCCACTAAAAGCTGAGGCAATGTTTTATCTATCACAGCTACACCTCCTATCCAACCTGTTCTTCACCCAGATATGCCTCGATCACTTGAGGGTTTTCCTGAACCTCCTTCGGTGTTCCAAAACCAATAAGTCTTCCGAAATCAAGTACCGCCACATGATGGGACAAGTCCATCACTACCCCCATATCATGCTCAATCAAAACAATGGTGGTATTCTTTTCCTCATGGATGTCTAAAATAAATCTGGCCATATCTTCCTTCTCTTCGGCATTCATCCCGGCCATAGGCTCATCCAATAATAGGAGTTTAGGTTCCAATGCGAGGGCTCTTCCAACCTCAACCCTTTTTTGCAATCCATAGGCCAATGTTCCTACAGGTGAGTTTCGAATATGTTCAATTTCCAGAAAATCAATGATTTCCTCAACCGCATATCTGTTTTCTTCCTCTTCTTTACGGGTTTTTCCCCAATATATTCCCCCTGAAATAACCCCCGATTTCATCCTAACATGTCTTCCTAACATTAAATTCTCAAGTACTGTCATGTGCTTAAACAATTCAATATTTTGGAATGCCCTGGCAATTCCCATTTCCGCGCGTTTGTAGGCCGGAATCTTCGTAATATCTGATCCGTCAAAAATTATTTTTCCAGCAGACGGATGATATAAACCGCTGATGCAATTTAACATGCTTGTTTTACCCGCTCCATTGGGGCCAATGAGAGCAAATATTTCTCCTTTCTCTACAGCAAAACTGACATGGCTTAAAGCTGCCACCCCTCCAAAATGCAATGAAATTTCTTCTATTCTGAGCAATCGCTCACCCCCTCGAAAATATATATGTTTATTATAAATATACAAAATATTTTAAGTCAATATAAAATTCATAATATTTTATATATTATTTATCTAAAAAGTAAAAAATAGAACCGCCTTTTGATACCTGAATACTGCCCAGGATCATGATCACCATTACATGCTAATTAAGACAATAAATCCCATTAAAAATGGCGGGGAAAAACTTCCCGCCATGAAATACTTTTGAATAAAATACCCATTACCTTCTGGGCTTAAACGTATGGCAACAAGTGTCTGCAGAAGAAGTCGCCATATCTTGGTGACTTGTCTCTACTCCAATATTGGCAAATTCTTCATTGTATGTTGCATTGGCATGCCGATCAATTTCAACCATGATGGCAGGTGCAACACAATTGTTTCCTTGTCCCCAATATTCACAATTGGATACACTACATTTTACTTCAGGCACATTTACTCCCCCTTTCTTTTCATAGGGTGACCATTTTTTGTTGGTTGCATTCATCCTTATTATAGATGCGGAACTTTTTAAGCAAAAAAAGAACCCGGCATGACCGCCGGGTTAAGATAAGACTTTTAAAGAGATAGAAAAGAGGAAACTCCATTTGGAGTTAAACTGCCATCGCATGTTTAAATTCACTAATTTTTCCCTTTTGAAGTTTACGGATAAAATGTTCCTTATCTAAAATAAAACCCATATCAGAATTTAAATATTTACAGGCAAAGTACCATCGATCAATATCAGTCACAACAAATGGTTTTTTTTCATTTTCA is part of the Microaerobacter geothermalis genome and encodes:
- a CDS encoding branched-chain amino acid ABC transporter permease; its protein translation is MDFFLQLTVSGFVVGSVYALVALGFVLIYKSSDAINFAQGEFLLIGTYIALTLVAAYKIPFFIAFLITLIFSAGLGLLVEKVVLRPFIGEPVISMIMATIGLSSLLAGIAHIIWGTDTRVFPQIFPETPINIGGIIISPVYLWSLVIVFILLIIFSIFFKYSKMGIAMRATADDQQAALSMGISVKKVFAATWAISAVVSAVGGVLLGNINGVNSSLASIGLKVLPVALLGGLDSIPGAIIGGFIIGILESLAGGYIDPLVGGGVKEVVPFIILVLILMFKPYGLFGKREIERV
- a CDS encoding ABC transporter ATP-binding protein codes for the protein MLRIEEISLHFGGVAALSHVSFAVEKGEIFALIGPNGAGKTSMLNCISGLYHPSAGKIIFDGSDITKIPAYKRAEMGIARAFQNIELFKHMTVLENLMLGRHVRMKSGVISGGIYWGKTRKEEEENRYAVEEIIDFLEIEHIRNSPVGTLAYGLQKRVEVGRALALEPKLLLLDEPMAGMNAEEKEDMARFILDIHEEKNTTIVLIEHDMGVVMDLSHHVAVLDFGRLIGFGTPKEVQENPQVIEAYLGEEQVG
- a CDS encoding AMP-binding protein is translated as MIDKTLPQLLVEKAKTIGHKVALREKDYGIWQEWTWQSYLEEVKAFSMGLACMGFARGDKLAIVGDNRPEWVISELSAQSLGGVSVGIYQDSLPKEIAYVLNHSDAKFVVVEDQEQVDKLLEVEEEIPHIQKIIYYDPKGLRHYHHPRLMSFLEVKDLGETFSLEHPDYYIEQVELGKSSDVAILCYTSGTTGFPKGAMLTHQNLVNMGESLMSMDSVETDDEFLSFLPLAWIGEQMMAISASLVVGFTVNFPEEPTTVQENLREIGPHMIFSPPRIWEDMVSKIQVRIQDSSWIKRKLYELFMPYGMKRADAVLEKKKLSLWEKWMYRLGDYLIFSAIKDHLGLLRIKWAYTGGAALGPDISKFFHSLGVNLKQIYGQTEVAGIAVVHRDGDIKFDSVGVPIPGTEIKISEKGEILIKSPSVFVGYYKNETATEETIDNGWLRTGDAGFIDDDGHLMVIDRLKDVIRLHSGELFSPQFIENKLKFSPYIKEAVAIGQDRPYVVAMINIDMANVGRWAEVNQIAYTTYTDLSQKPEVLDLIQKEIVRINLELPEKARIKKFVLLYKELDADDEELTRTRKVRRAFVAEKYKPVIEGLYSASDEIHVEGKVRYRDGKETIIRTNLKVMDLDGEVA
- a CDS encoding DUF1540 domain-containing protein — its product is MPEVKCSVSNCEYWGQGNNCVAPAIMVEIDRHANATYNEEFANIGVETSHQDMATSSADTCCHTFKPRR